A window of the Paralichthys olivaceus isolate ysfri-2021 chromosome 5, ASM2471397v2, whole genome shotgun sequence genome harbors these coding sequences:
- the adsl gene encoding adenylosuccinate lyase → MEAADETMKYRSPLVSRYASKEMAFNFSDRKKFSTWRKLWIYLAQAEQTLGLPITDAQIQEMKSHADDIDFVMAAEEERKLRHDVMAHVHTFAHCCPAAAPIIHLGATSCYVGDNTDLIMLRDGFDILLPKLARVIDRLMNFAEKYADLPTLGFTHYQPAQLTTVGKRACLWLQDLAMDMRNLQRARDDLRFRGVKGTTGTQASFLQLFQGDHDKVEELDRMVTEMAGFKKAYLVTGQTYSRKVDVDCLSSLASLGATIHKICTDIRLLANMKEIEEPFEKDQIGSSAMAYKRNPMRAERCCSLARHLVALMADPLQTASVQWLERTLDDSANRRISLPESFLTADIILSTLQNITEGLVVYPKVIERHIRHELPFMATENIIMAMVKAGGNRQDCHEKIRVLSQEAAAVVKQEGGDNDLLARVQRDPYFAPILGHLDALLDPKTFIGRAPQQVARFLTEEVRPLLEPYNAKMDVKIELEL, encoded by the exons ATGGAGGCGGCAGACGAGACGATGAAGTACCGCTCTCCCCTGGTGTCCAGGTACGCCAGTAAGGAGATGGCCTTCAACTTCAGCGACAGGAAGAAGTTCAGCACCTGGAGGAAGCTGTGGATCTACCTGGCCCAGGCTGAGCAG ACTTTGGGTCTGCCCATCACCGACGCCCAGATCCAGGAGATGAAGAGCCACGCGGACGACATTGACTTTGTCATGGCGGCCGAAGAAGAGCGTAAGCTCCGGCACGACGTCATGGCTCACGTGCACACCTTCGCACACTGCTGCCCCGCTGCCGCTCCAATCATCCACCTCGGAGCCACCTCCTGCTACGTCGGAGACAACACT gaTCTGATTATGCTGCGTGATGGATTCGACATCCTCTTGCCTAAG CTGGCCAGAGTCATCGACAGACTGATGAACTTTGCAGAGAAATACGCTGACCTCCCCACGCTTGGCTTCACACACTACCA GCCCGCCCAGTTGACCACAGTCGGGAAGCGAGCgtgtctgtggctgcaggacTTGGCCATGGACATGCGGAACCTCCAGAGAGCCCGCGACGATCTGCGTTTCAGGGGGGTCAAGGGGACCACTGGGACCCAGGCCAGTTTCCTGCAGCTCTTTCAGGGGGACCATGATAAG GTGGAGGAGCTTGACAGGATGGTGACAGAGATGGCTGGCTTCAAAAA AGCCTACCTGGTGACGGGCCAGACGTACAGTCGTAAGGTGGACGTAGACTGTTTGTCCAGCTTGGCCAGTTTGGGAGCAACCATTCACAAG ATCTGCACTGACATCCGCCTGCTCGCCAACATGAAGGAGATCGAGGAGCCTTTTGAGAAAGACCAGATCG GTTCCAGTGCCATGGCGTACAAGAGGAACCCCATGCGAGCGGAGCGTTGCTGCAGCTTGGCTCGACATCTGGTGGCGCTGATGGCCGACCCGCTGCAGACGGCCTCGGTGCAGTGGCTGGAGAGGACACTGGACGACAGCGCTAACAG GAGGATCTCTCTGCCCGAGTCCTTCCTCACAGCAGACATCATCCTCAGCACGCTGCAGAACATCACAGAGGGACTGGTGGTTTACCCCAAAGTCATCGAGAGACACATCCGCCATGAGCTTCCCTTCATGGCCACAGAGAACATCATCATGGCCATGGTGAAGGCTGGTGGAAACAGACAG GACTGCCACGAGAAGATCCGCGTTCTGTCCCAGGAGGCAGCGGCTGTGGTCAAACAGGAGGGTGGTGATAACGACCTTCTGGCCAGAGTTCAGCGAGACCCCTACTTCGCCCCCATCCTGGGACATCTGGACGCTCTGCTGGACCCCAAGACCTTCATTGGCCGCGCTCCTCAGCAG GTGGCCAGGTTCCTGACTGAAGAAGTACGCCCCCTGCTGGAGCCATACAACGCAAAGATGGATGTCAAGATTGAGCTTGAGCTCTGA